One region of Leptidea sinapis chromosome 10, ilLepSina1.1, whole genome shotgun sequence genomic DNA includes:
- the LOC126966470 gene encoding tudor domain-containing 6-like isoform X5 codes for MASPSGMQRSFNLYVTHLDADGYFLKISGQLDHQSSLIVETLFEAARADLENGVGAAPPAAIREGIICAAKYKDGIYYRAKVINTSDLATGLVGVQFIDYGNKDIISLNTIRFLDKYDPLFLQIPGQATDYYISRLMHLGGRWDEPLLMKLQTLVCYAEYPATIEAQTRTLPLVAILFKGTDLSTHIAANRMGAFIPLPKQDMLLSQMTECHQGSNWSPSVLNQQTYTEHVPFLINQNFPNPATAMRLNQQMTLPCNISPQHSVISQSLLVNRASRNAVNLRAPARQPQHITAKNPQHTLTAVPPTNAVPPKPSSPKKSTTYKSRLLEVNSQHKVFVSYADEGPELFAIQMVSDANLLQNMMDEINRRPHKSLAEPPMIGTVCLGRMSGDRIICRAIVMNLSGSQCKLFFVDFGDTEMVSYYDIFDIPEEFVKPNVFAMRFCLSGVKKLEKSPHLNKTFKQLVNGNILTLRVVAPEGPPLIQYGELYLDNKNVLELLMANMKDNLQFKWMEMLSLGTRHSVLVSYVDSCIKFYVQLSEKIDELNAVMEAVKVHCEHSSSPGPLPVGAVCCARFPDDDNWYRAMVRHTQGEQVVVAYVDYGNEQEVNVSDLRTITPGLIQLPAQALKCALKGFENKPVETKTSNQLEMLALEKTLTMTIDGFLSKDTMLVSLVDDTVSPLLDIARRMNQLSQPRGSVPHEKTTQVRRDTPGSSIGSHEDSVPDDPHRSGFRREKSFRDERKSREDGFSHRGSSFRARDHMESFDTSAPGHHSDKFAKPDRRGKPWESQTPNPLPSGDDWEESPQPEIQSPPLRQSRDNHRERRGKPWENQTPNPAPAGDDWEESPPLRQSRDNNRESDRFSHDGFNKFDTNRSDRRDNRGDRRDNWGDKKENWGDIKNESCEEKKEGWNQKREPRDNITEIGGDGNERFYRSDKNEKYNRGDRNEIFYQGDKNERFNRGDKNERFNRGDRNDGSDRRGRSDRGGRGGRSNFTRRDRPERSCGSDSDKRSERSYRTDDRGGRGSRDRYKKNPFQYKELANPVPLDSNFTEPAMELGSQHEASVTWIISPENFYTQLLSQHSKFLEMMHKIPEMYKGVKFHTGNVGVGNSVLARYPVDGVLYRAVIVSVEPFSKYIVQYIDFGNEQLVDAKDIWQLDQELMELPKMAVHCSLAGVVPVDGEWMANPDIDLCFSAPRYQCIFHECMDDRFKVSLWNNSVSVADMLVEKQLASVSEHQSPVALTDEPIDLTIIIGQQILCRVTHVESYDKFYVQLDLEKARLVERAIDEYDTAQLTPLSAERVAPGSHCVVRGADQTRRAILADVSDVAITAVLPDYGNTVTVTVDNLMVLPPELSLYYYQSLECCLHNYDEGSKPLVALDELRTQLAGNKVIMYINDVDGIRLMSTLYEPVTGKKIAIFEPDPDAYDEVTPLCPSAVFNYNFGMAYVSHVESLNEVYLLKATDSDSIAAFLDLMYQFYEEGTPEALETCEVGDFCAAKSSDGNWYRATIVSIADDEVTVQFPDYGNTERVHKDALRKLDTKFFEPCYFVIVAGLNLVACNDNAIEKLREWTTEKEVEVTLAFGNDGWLARLHLDGVDLTVKLVNENLATPKPATKESPEEAVLSQPISVPVGCTQVYISHIDTPGQFWLQMSDKVDKIEEIQAELQANFESYADIDNREMGTLCAAKYSADDQWYRAEILDADSDITTVRFIDYGNTDVLDNQPGLIKVIPDNMKEIERYAIKASVNAVPTGTGQWSEPTSDYFTQLVGDLSNPVDALIVLKDVTTYVDVYVNGQNLTDQLVSEGHATKSDKDECGDLPSCFASHVNSPSEFWLQLESATFELQAMEAAMVDAENFPPLETKEEGVLCAALYPEDGAWYRAQVIVDGSEGTEVLFMDYGNASITGELRNLPDELKIKPALSRKCALQKPRDIKWSQKSEVKFNELAAEGATIFNVQFIASGDVSIVDLFLGGKSVTEELLGLCEEHPLVRLTPVGQDTWATGKICYLNSLKEIYIHLDDSVTNIDKVTEVLAGGEEFEPVSELKVGSICAALWTEDEQWYRVRILEFGDVGAHVQFIDYGNKAKCENFRQLPEEILGFEPLAKCCRLCCVEDAMNEETKLRIDDLVAELTTFQIEFLDSITDPPLVKLLIDGVDIISVLNDKPCTEPQESCYDVDNTAEESGSIFNELEASKLNLNESICSMETFVENKTLIVDIKDACLESEMYSLALDHQISSETLLISVEEDKLDESIKLEKQLSTGKTKELNETRTIIESCINEIAKECNISADTVESKDTIKEESDVNVTRESHTKHDFVILKDHYSTLKPVESYDAGKTEKSSVHEIPKHHNDSADTENSQVINKYESHVKVNNDGENENAVEYLESEMNVLGPVRETSSETSNNFEDTVTGAADRSHISLEEENLDVSKKIEYQQGKENFVESNETGKIKESNMVTVEKLHVRVNNDVENEKITKDSVECLESEMNSLAPVSETSSETLNERIENVELNETGKIKESNSVTVGTFKVTTYNNGENETKIKDAVECLESEMNAFAQVSKPSDNFDDTVTRASDEVDEENLDHAIKLENQQGKDNTVESYETVKIKDSNTLTVETSDARAYNNSENEKKIKDAVECLESEMNSFTPVSNPSDNLDDTIPRAADRRYISVVEENLDDSIKLEYQQGKENIVETNETGKIKESNIVNNDVENEKITRDSLECLESEIYSLGPVSETSSETLNNFDDTGTCAADKKQISLQEEKLDDSIK; via the exons ATGGCGTCACCATCAGGAATGCAGAGATCATTTAACCTTTACGTTACCCATTTGGATGCTGAtggttattttttaaaaataagtggaCAATTAGACCATCAATCTTCGTTGATAGTTGAAACTCTGTTTGAAGCAGCTCGGGCGGACCTAGAAAATGGTGTCGGAGCAGCGCCGCCGGCAGCTATTCGCGAAGGTATAATTTGTGCGGCAAAATACAAAGATGGGATATACTACAGAGCCAAAGTAATAAATACATCTGATTTGGCCACTGGATTAGTCGGAGTGCAATTTATTGATTAcggaaataaagatattatttcgcTAAACACAATACGATTTCTAGATAAATACGATCCTCTGTTTTTACAAATACCAGGTCAAGCCACTGATTATTATATTTCTAGACTTATGCATTTAGGTGGACGTTGGGACGAACCACTTTTAATGAAACTACAGACTTTAGTTTGCTATGCTGAATATCCAGCAACAATAGAAGCTCAAACAAGGACACTACCTTTAgttgcaattttatttaaaggtaCTGATTTATCTACACATATTGCAGCTAATAGAATGGGGGCCTTTATACCACTGCCTAAGCAAGATATGTTGTTATCACAAATGACAGAATGCCATCAGGGCTCTAATTGGTCTCCAAGTGTACTGAATCAACAAACATATACAGAACATGTGCcgtttttaataaatcaaaactTCCCAAACCCAGCCACAGCAATGAGGTTGAATCAGCAAATGACATTACCATGTAACATATCACCCCAACATTCAGTCATAAGTCAAAGCCTTTTAGTTAATAGGGCATCCAGAAATGCTGTGAATCTCCGTGCACCAGCTAGGCAGCCACAACATATCACAGCAAAAAACCCACAGCATACATTGACAGCCGTACCACCGACAAATGCCGTACCACCAAAACCATCATCACCAAAAAAATCCACTACATATAAGAGTAGACTTCTGGAAGTAAACTCACAGCATAAGGTATTTGTGTCATATGCAGACGAAGGTCCTGAGTTATTTGCTATTCAAATGGTTTCTGATGCAAATTTACTTCAGAATATGATGGATGAAATAAATCGCAGGCCACATAAAAGTTTGGCAGAGCCACCAATGATTGGGACAGTATGTCTTGGAAGAATGTCTGGTGACAGAATTATATGTAGAGCAATTGTCATGAATCTCTCAGGGTCGCAGTGTAAACTTTTCTTTGTTGATTTTGGAGATACAGAAATGGTGTCCTACtatgatatatttgatatacCTGAAGAGTTTGTGAAACCAAATGTATTTGCAATGAGGTTCTGCTTGTCTGGGGTGAAAAAATTAGAAAAGAGCCCCCActtgaataaaacatttaagcAGCTTGTTAATGGAAATATATTAACATTAAGAGTTGTGGCACCAGAGGGCCCACCTTTGATTCAATATGGAGAGCTGTATTTGGATAACAAGAATGTTCTAGAATTGTTAATGGCAAATATGAAAGACAATTTGCAGTTCAAGTGGATGGAAATGTTAAGCCTTGGTACAAGACATTCAGTTCTTGTTTCTTATGTAGAtagttgtataaaattttatgtccaATTATCTGAAAAGATAGATGAATTGAATGCAGTAATGGAGGCTGTGAAAGTTCATTGTGAGCATAGTTCTTCTCCTGGTCCTCTGCCTGTTGGAGCTGTGTGTTGTGCTAGGTTTCCTGATGATGACAACTGGTACAGGGCAATGGTACGACATACTCAAGGTGAACAAGTGGTTGTAGCATATGTGGATTATGGAAACGAACAAGAAGTTAATGTTTCCGATCTGAGAACTATTACACCGGGTTTGATTCAGCTGCCTGCTCAAGCCTTGAAGTGTGCActgaag GGTTTCGAGAATAAACCAGTAGAAACAAAGACATCAAATCAGTTGGAAATGCTTGCCCTGGAGAAGACATTGACCATGACCATAGATGGTTTTCTGTCAAAAGATACAATGTTGGTGTCTCTGGTGGACGACACTGTCAGTCCTCTGTTAGATATTGCGAGGAGGATGAACCAGCTGTCTCAACCAAGGGGCAGTGTCCCTCATGAG AAAACAACACAAGTCCGCAGAGATACACCAGGAAGTAGCATTGGCTCTCATGAAGATAGTGTTCCTGATGACCCTCATAGGTCTGGCTTTCGGAGAGAGAAGAGTTTTAGAGATGAGAGAAAATCGAGGGAGGATGGCTTTTCCCACAGGGGAAGCAGTTTTCGTGCAAG GGATCACATGGAGAGTTTCGATACATCGGCCCCGGGACATCACAGTGACAAATTCGCCAAGCCCGACAG ACGCGGCAAGCCCTGGGAGAGCCAGACACCAAACCCCCTGCCCTCAGGCGACGACTGGGAGGAATCCCCGCAGCCTGAGATACAATCTCCACCGCTGCGCCAGAGCAGAGACAACCATAGGGAAAG ACGCGGCAAGCCCTGGGAGAACCAGACACCGAACCCCGCGCCCGCCGGCGACGACTGGGAGGAATCTCCACCGCTGCGCCAGAGCAGAGACAACAACAGGGAAAG TGATCGATTCAGTCATGACGGGTTTAACAAATTTGACACAAATAGATCTGATAGGCGTGATAATCGTGGAGATAGGAGAGACAATTGGGgtgataaaaaagaaaattgggGAGATATCAAAAATGAAAGTTGTGAAGAAAAGAAGGAAGGGTGGAATCAGAAGAGGGAGCCAAGAGATAATATAACTGAAATAGGGGGAGATGGAAATGAAAGATTCTACCGAAgtgataaaaatgaaaaatacaaCCGTGGTGACAGAAATGAAATATTCTACCAAGGTGATAAAAATGAACGATTCAACCGAGGTGATAAAAATGAAAGATTCAACCGAGGTGATAGAAACGACGGATCTGATAGGAGAGGAAGGTCTGACAGAGGTGGCAGGGGAGGACGTAGCAATTTCACACGAAGAGACAGGCCCGAACGATCATGTGGCTCAGACAGTGATAAAAGATCTGAAAGAAGCTATCGCACCGATGACAGAGGTGGTAGGGGCAGTCGCGatcgttataaaaaaaatccgttCCAATATAAAGAATTAGCGAACCCTGTACCTTTGGATTCAAACTTTACGGAACCCGCAATGGAACTTGGCTCACAACATGAAGCTTCAGTCACTTGGATTATATCACCCGAGAATTTTTATACACAGCTGCTATCCCAACACTCGAAGTTTTTGGAAATGATGCACAAAATCCCAGAGATGTACAAAGGCGTTAAATTTCATACCGGAAACGTTGGTGTTGGTAACTCTGTTCTGGCAAGATATCCCGTTGACGGGGTGTTATACAGAGCTGTCATTGTGTCTGTTGAACCTTTCTCGAAATATATAGTTCAATACATAGACTTTGGTAACGAACAACTAGTAGATGCCAAAGATATCTGGCAACTGGACCAAGAATTGATGGAACTGCCTAAAATGGCGGTTCATTGCTCTTTAGCCGGTGTGGTGCCGGTAGATGGAGAATGGATGGCGAATCCAGATATAGATTTGTGCTTCAGTGCTCCTCGATATCAATGTATCTTCCACGAATGTATGGATGATCGATTTAAAGTTTCTCTGTGGAATAATAGTGTCAGTGTCGCCGATATGCTTGTGGAAAAACAGTTGGCTTCAGTCTCAGAACATCAATCTCCTGTCGCATTAACGG ATGAACCGATAGACCTGACTATCATAATAGGGCAGCAGATATTGTGCCGAGTGACCCACGTGGAGTCATACGACAAGTTCTATGTTCAGCTGGATTTGGAAAAGGCGAGACTTGTGGAGCGCGCCATCGACGAATATGACACGGCTCAG CTCACGCCGCTCAGCGCGGAGCGCGTGGCGCCCGGCTCGCACTGCGTCGTGCGCGGGGCGGACCAGACACGCCGCGCCATCTTGGCCGACGTGAGTGACGTGGCCATCACCGCAGTGCTGCCGGACTACGGGAACACCGTCACCGTGACTGTGGACAAT CTTATGGTTCTGCCGCCGGAGCTGAGCCTGTACTACTACCAGTCACTGGAGTGTTGTCTCCACAACTACGACGAGGGCTCCAAGCCGCTGGTAGCACTAGACGAGCTCAGGACTCAGCTCGCAGGGAACAAGGTCATCATGTACATTAACGATGTTGACGGAATTAG GTTGATGTCAACTCTATACGAACCCGTGACCGGCAAAAAAATAGCCATATTTGAGCCTGATCCGGACGCTTATGACGAGGTGACTCCGTTGTGCCCGAGCGCAGTGTTCAATTACAACTTCGGTATGGCGTACGTGTCGCACGTCGAAAGTCTCAACGAAGTATATTTGCTGAAGGCCACGGACAGCGATAGCATCGCGGCGTTCCTGGACTTAATGTACCAGTTCTACGAGGAAG gtACACCTGAAGCCTTAGAAACATGCGAAGTGGGTGATTTTTGTGCGGCGAAATCATCAGACGGCAACTGGTATCGAGCTACTATTGTCAGTATCGCAGACGATGAGGTCACGGTGCAGTTCCCAGACTATGGCAACACAGAAAGAGTCCACAAAGATGCTCTCAGAAAACTAGATACAAAGTTCTTCGAGCCATGTTATTTCGTGATTGTGGCGGGACTTAATCTAGTTGCTTGCAATGATAACGCGATAGAGAAACTGCGTGAATGGACCACGGAAAAGGAAGTTGAAGTCACTTTGGCTTTTGGAAACGACGGCTGGCTTGCAAGGCTCCATTTAGACGGTGTAGATTTAACTGTAAAACTTGTTAACGAAAACTTAGCCACGCCGAAACCAGCTACAAAAGAGTCACCAGAAGAAGCAGTTTTATCTCAACCTATATCAGTCCCGGTTGGCTGCACACAAGTTTACATCAGCCATATCGACACACCTGGACAATTCTGGTTGCAAATGTCTGATAAAGTTGATAAAATTGAAGAAATTCAAGCAGAACTCCAAGCCAATTTTGAATCTTATGCCGATATAGACAACAGAGAAATGGGCACGTTGTGTGCTGCCAAGTACTCCGCTGACGATCAATGGTACCGTGCAGAGATATTAGACGCGGATTCTGATATAACGACAGTCCGGTTTATTGATTATGGCAACACTGATGTACTCGACAACCAGCCAGGCTTGATCAAAGTAATACCAGATAACATGAAGGAAATTGAACGTTATGCAATCAAGGCAAGCGTGAACGCAGTCCCCACTGGTACGGGGCAATGGTCTGAACCGACGTCAGATTACTTCACTCAATTGGTTGGTGACCTTTCCAATCCCGTTGACGCTCTGATTGTTCTCAAAGATGTGACAACGTACGTTGATGTTTATGTCAATGGCCAAAATCTGACAGACCAGTTGGTTTCCGAAGGGCACGCAACTAAATCGGACAAAGATGAATGTGGAGATTTGCCCTCTTGCTTTGCGAGCCATGTCAATTCTCCATCCGAGTTCTGGTTACAGTTAGAATCGGCGACTTTTGAACTTCAAGCCATGGAAGCAGCTATGGTCGATGCCGAAAATTTCCCACCGCTGGAAACTAAGGAAGAGGGAGTCTTATGCGCCGCTTTATACCCTGAAGATGGTGCGTGGTACAGGGCTCAAGTCATCGTTGATGGCTCTGAAGGGACTGAAGTCCTATTCATGGACTACGGCAACGCTTCGATAACAGGTGAGTTGCGAAATCTACCCGACGAGCTGAAAATAAAACCAGCTCTATCCAGAAAATGTGCTCTTCAGAAACCACGAGATATAAAATGGTCGCAAAAATCCGAAGTGAAGTTCAATGAATTGGCGGCAGAAGGTGCTACTATATTTAACGTACAATTTATTGCTTCTGGAGATGTTTCAATCGTGGATTTGTTTCTTGGAGGGAAATCTGTTACTGAAGAACTTCTAGGTTTGTGTGAAGAGCACCCTCTAGTTAGACTTACCCCAGTTGGACAAGATACATGGGCTACTGGAAAGATTTGTTACCTGAATTCATTGAAAGAAATCTACATTCATTTGGATGACTCAGTGACTAATATTGATAAAGTGACGGAAGTACTAGCGGGGGGCGAGGAATTTGAACCCGTTTCTGAATTAAAAGTGGGCTCTATATGTGCCGCATTGTGGACTGAAGATGAACAATGGTATAGGGTGAGAATATTGGAATTTGGTGATGTGGGTGCTCATGTCCAGTTTATTGATTATGGGAATAAAGCAAAATGTGAAAATTTCAGACAGTTACCTGAAGAAATATTAGGATTCGAGCCGCTTGCTAAATGTTGTCGATTATGTTGTGTAGAAGATGCAATGAATGAAGAGACTAAACTAAGAATAGACGACCTAGTAGCTGAACTGACTACTTTCCAAATTGAATTTTTAGACAGCATCACGGATCCTCCTTTAGTTAAGTTACTGATTGACGGAGTAGATATAATTTCAGTATTAAATGACAAACCATGTACAGAGCCACAAGAATCCTGTTATGATGTAGATAATACTGCAGAAGAATCGGGCAGTATTTTCAATGAATTGGAAGCATCAAAATTAAATCTAAATGAAAGTATTTGTAGTATGGAAACTTTTGTAGAAAACAAAACGCTTATTGTGGATATAAAAGATGCATGTCTTGAAAGTGAAATGTACTCACTTGCGCTGGATCATCAAATTTCTAGTGAAACCCTTCTGATATCTGTTGAAGAAGATAAATTAGATGAatcaataaaattagaaaagcAGCTCAGTACAGGTAAAACTAAAGAATTGAACGAGACGCGTACAATAATTGAATCCTGTATTAATGAAATCGCAAAGGAATGTAATATCTCGGCTGATACTGTAGAATCAAAAGATACTATTAAAGAAGAATCAGATGTTAATGTTACAAGAGAATCTCATACCAAACACGACTTTGTAATATTAAAGGACCACTATAGTACCTTAAAACCTGTAGAATCTTACGACGCAGGTAAAACAGAAAAATCTTCTGTACATGAAATTCCAAAACACCATAATGACTCAGCTGATACAGAAAATTCCCaggttattaataaatatgagtCTCATGTGAAAGTCAATAATGACGGTGAAAATGAAAATGCAGTAGAATACCTTGAAAGTGAAATGAATGTATTAGGGCCTGTTCGTGAAACTTCCAGCgaaacttcaaataattttgaGGACACTGTTACTGGTGCAGCTGACAGGAGTCATATATCATTAGAAGAAGAAAACTTAGatgtttcaaaaaaaattgaatatcaGCAGGGCAAAGAAAATTTTGTGGAATCTAACGAGACGGGTAAAATTAAAGAATCCAATATGGTAACTGTAGAAAAATTGCATGTGAGAGTCAATAATGACGTTGAAAATGAAAAGATAACAAAAGATTCAGTAGAATGCCTTGAAAGTGAAATGAATTCATTAGCACCAGTTAGTGAAACTTCTAGCGAAACGCTTAATGAACGAATCGAAAACGTGGAATTAAACGAGACGGGCAAAATAAAAGAATCAAATTCGGTGACCGTAGGAACATTCAAAGTGACCACCTATAATAATGGTGAAAATGAAACGAAAATTAAAGATGCAGTAGAATGCCTGGAGAGTGAAATGAACGCATTTGCGCAGGTTAGTAAAccttctgataattttgatgaTACAGTTACTCGTGCATCTGACGAAGTGGACGAAGAAAACTTAGATCAtgcaataaaattagaaaatcaGCAGGGCAAAGACAATACTGTGGAATCTTATGAGACGGTTAAAATAAAAGATTCAAATACGTTGACCGTAGAAACATCCGATGCGAGAGCCTATAACAACAgtgaaaatgaaaagaaaataaaagatgCAGTAGAGTGCCTTGAAAGTGAAATGAATTCATTTACGCCGGTTAGTAATCCTTCTGATAATTTAGATGACACAATTCCTCGTGCAGCTGACAGGAGGTATATTTCAGTGGTGGAAGAAAACTTAGATGATTCaataaaattagaatatcaGCAGGGCAAAGAAAACATTGTGGAAACTAACGAGACAGGTAAAATTAAAGAATCCAATATAGTTAATAATGATGTTGAAAATGAAAAGATAACAAGAGATTCACTAGAATGTCTTGAAAGTGAAATTTATTCATTAGGACCGGTTAGTGAAACTTCTAGCGAAACTCTTAATAACTTTGATGACACGGGTACTTGTGCAGCTGACAAGAAGCAGATATCACTGCAAGAAGAAAAATTAGATgattcaataaaataa